From the Burkholderia ubonensis genome, one window contains:
- the pnp gene encoding polyribonucleotide nucleotidyltransferase, producing MSMFNKVVKEFQWGQHKVRLETGEIARQASGAVIVDVEDTVVLATVVGAKSAKPGQDFFPLTVDYIEKTYSAGKIPGGFFRREGRPSEHETLTSRLIDRPLRPLFPEGFYNEVQVVIHVLSVNPDIPADIPALIGASAALAVSGLPFNGPVGAARVAYIDNAYVLNPTRDQIKASSLDLVVAGTERAVLMVESEADQLSEDVMLGAVVFGHEQMQIAIDAIHDLVRDGGKPEWDWQPAPKNEALIARVTELAQNDLLAAYQLRDKQARSAKLKEVYAATSAKLEEDALAAGTVAADKATVGNVLFDIEAKIVRSQILNGEPRIDGRDTRTVRPIEIRTGVLPRTHGSALFTRGETQALVVATLGTKGDEQIIDALEGEYRERFMLHYNMPPFATGETGRVGSPKRREIGHGRLAKRALVKCLPSADEFGYSIRVVSEITESNGSSSMASVCGGCLALMDAGVPMKAHVAGIAMGLILEGNKFAVLTDILGDEDHLGDMDFKVAGTEQGVTALQMDIKIQGITKEIMQVALAQAKEGRMHILGKMTAAVSGANTQLSEFAPRMITIKINPEKIRDVIGKGGSVIRALTEETGTTIDISDDGVVTIASTNSEGMAEAKKRIENITAEIEVGQVYEGTVLKLLDFGAIVNLLPGKDGLLHISEIVNERVKDINDYLKEGQQVKVKVIQTDEKGRVRLSAKALLNEAAAASQTDTPPQQ from the coding sequence ATGTCCATGTTCAACAAGGTCGTGAAGGAATTCCAGTGGGGCCAGCACAAGGTGCGCCTCGAAACCGGTGAAATCGCCCGCCAGGCGAGCGGCGCCGTGATCGTCGACGTCGAAGACACCGTCGTGCTCGCGACCGTCGTCGGCGCGAAGTCGGCGAAGCCGGGCCAGGATTTCTTCCCGCTGACCGTCGACTACATCGAAAAGACCTACTCGGCCGGCAAGATTCCGGGCGGCTTCTTCCGCCGCGAAGGCCGTCCTTCGGAGCACGAGACGCTGACGTCGCGCCTGATCGACCGTCCGCTGCGCCCGCTGTTCCCGGAAGGCTTCTACAACGAAGTGCAGGTCGTGATCCACGTGCTGTCCGTGAACCCGGACATCCCGGCGGACATCCCGGCGCTGATCGGCGCATCGGCGGCGCTCGCCGTGTCGGGCCTGCCGTTCAACGGCCCGGTCGGCGCGGCGCGCGTGGCCTACATCGACAACGCGTACGTGCTGAACCCGACGCGTGACCAGATCAAGGCGTCGAGCCTCGACCTCGTCGTCGCGGGTACGGAACGTGCGGTGCTGATGGTCGAGTCGGAAGCCGACCAGCTGTCGGAAGATGTGATGCTGGGCGCCGTGGTGTTCGGCCACGAGCAGATGCAGATCGCGATCGACGCGATCCACGATCTGGTGCGCGACGGCGGCAAGCCCGAGTGGGACTGGCAGCCGGCGCCGAAGAACGAGGCGCTGATCGCACGCGTGACCGAGCTGGCGCAGAACGACCTGCTCGCCGCTTACCAGCTCCGCGACAAGCAGGCGCGCTCGGCGAAGCTGAAGGAAGTCTACGCGGCAACCTCGGCAAAGCTCGAGGAAGACGCGCTGGCGGCCGGTACGGTCGCGGCCGACAAGGCCACGGTCGGCAACGTGCTGTTCGACATCGAGGCGAAGATCGTTCGTTCGCAGATCCTGAACGGCGAGCCGCGCATCGACGGCCGCGACACGCGCACCGTGCGCCCGATCGAGATCCGCACCGGCGTGCTGCCGCGCACCCACGGCTCGGCGCTGTTCACGCGCGGCGAAACGCAGGCGCTCGTCGTCGCGACGCTCGGCACGAAGGGTGACGAGCAGATCATCGACGCGCTCGAAGGCGAATACCGCGAGCGCTTCATGCTCCACTACAACATGCCCCCGTTCGCGACCGGCGAAACGGGCCGCGTCGGCTCGCCGAAGCGTCGCGAAATCGGCCACGGCCGCCTCGCGAAGCGCGCGCTGGTCAAGTGCCTGCCGAGCGCCGACGAATTCGGCTACTCGATCCGCGTCGTGTCGGAAATCACCGAGTCGAACGGTTCGTCGTCGATGGCGTCGGTGTGCGGCGGCTGCCTCGCGCTGATGGACGCCGGCGTGCCGATGAAGGCGCACGTCGCGGGCATCGCGATGGGCCTGATCCTCGAAGGCAACAAGTTCGCGGTGCTGACCGACATCCTCGGCGACGAAGATCACCTCGGCGACATGGACTTCAAGGTCGCGGGCACCGAGCAAGGCGTGACCGCGCTGCAGATGGACATCAAGATCCAGGGCATCACGAAGGAAATCATGCAGGTCGCGCTCGCGCAGGCGAAGGAAGGCCGCATGCACATCCTCGGCAAGATGACGGCGGCGGTCTCCGGCGCGAACACGCAGCTGTCGGAATTCGCACCGCGCATGATCACGATCAAGATCAACCCGGAAAAGATCCGCGACGTGATCGGCAAGGGCGGTTCGGTGATCCGCGCGCTGACCGAAGAGACCGGCACGACGATCGACATCTCGGACGACGGCGTCGTGACGATCGCGAGCACGAACAGCGAAGGCATGGCCGAAGCGAAGAAGCGCATCGAGAACATCACGGCCGAGATCGAAGTCGGCCAGGTGTACGAAGGCACGGTGCTGAAGCTGCTCGATTTCGGCGCGATCGTGAACCTGCTGCCGGGCAAGGACGGCCTGCTGCACATCTCGGAAATCGTCAACGAGCGCGTGAAGGACATCAACGACTACCTGAAGGAAGGTCAGCAGGTCAAGGTCAAGGTGATCCAGACGGACGAGAAGGGGCGCGTGCGCCTGTCGGCGAAGGCGCTCCTGAACGAAGCGGCCGCAGCGTCGCAAACGGATACGCCGCCGCAGCAGTAA
- a CDS encoding NAD(P)H-quinone oxidoreductase gives MKAIEITEFGAPDVLKLAERPRPEPQRGEVLIKVTASGVNRPDVFQRKGAYAPPPGASDLPGLEVAGEIVGGDLSDPALNPFGLKLGDRVCALLAGGGYAEYAVAPLPQCLPVPDGLTDIEAASLPETYFTVWSNVFDRALLGAGEGGEQETLLVQGGSSGIGVTAIQLAHALGFRVFATAGSADKCRACEALGAERAINYKTEDFVEVVKSLTHDRGVDVILDMVAGAYVPRELSALADGGRLVLIALLGGAKAEINLNEILRRRLTVTGSTLRPRPVEFKARIAAQLKARVWPLFGEGRIKPVIYRVLPAAEAAQAHALMESGEHIGKIMLDWGANS, from the coding sequence ATGAAAGCCATCGAAATCACCGAATTCGGCGCCCCCGACGTCCTGAAGCTCGCCGAGCGTCCGCGCCCCGAGCCGCAGCGCGGCGAAGTGCTGATCAAGGTGACGGCCTCCGGCGTCAACCGTCCGGACGTGTTCCAGCGCAAGGGCGCGTATGCGCCGCCGCCGGGTGCGTCGGATCTGCCGGGCCTCGAGGTCGCGGGCGAGATCGTCGGCGGCGATCTGTCCGATCCCGCGCTCAATCCGTTCGGCCTGAAGCTCGGCGACCGCGTGTGCGCGTTGCTGGCGGGCGGCGGCTATGCCGAATATGCGGTGGCGCCGCTGCCGCAGTGCCTGCCGGTGCCGGATGGCCTGACGGACATCGAGGCCGCGTCGCTGCCGGAGACGTACTTCACGGTGTGGAGCAACGTGTTCGACCGTGCACTGCTCGGCGCGGGCGAGGGCGGCGAGCAGGAGACGCTGCTCGTGCAGGGCGGCTCGAGCGGCATCGGCGTGACGGCGATCCAGCTCGCGCACGCACTCGGTTTCCGCGTGTTCGCGACGGCGGGCAGCGCCGACAAGTGCCGCGCGTGCGAAGCGCTCGGCGCGGAGCGCGCGATCAACTACAAGACCGAGGATTTCGTCGAGGTCGTGAAGTCGCTGACGCACGATCGCGGCGTCGATGTGATTCTCGACATGGTCGCGGGCGCGTACGTGCCGCGCGAGCTGTCCGCGCTCGCGGATGGCGGCCGCCTCGTGCTGATCGCGCTGCTCGGCGGCGCGAAGGCCGAGATCAACCTGAACGAGATCCTGCGCCGCCGGCTGACGGTGACGGGCTCGACGCTGCGTCCGCGTCCGGTGGAGTTCAAGGCGCGCATCGCCGCGCAACTGAAGGCGCGCGTGTGGCCGCTGTTCGGCGAGGGTCGCATCAAGCCGGTGATCTACCGCGTGCTGCCGGCCGCGGAGGCCGCGCAGGCGCATGCGCTGATGGAAAGCGGCGAGCATATCGGCAAGATCATGCTCGATTGGGGTGCGAACAGCTGA